The Solanum pennellii chromosome 11, SPENNV200 sequence TAGTGACCATTTTTACTACTGGAGAGAAGGTTTCTTGATAATCAATACCTTCTCTTTGATTGAATCCTTTGGCAACTAATCGAGCTTTAAACTTATCCACTTCACCTGAGGCTAAATACTTGATCTTGAACACCCATTTGCACCCAATAGCCTTCTTTCCTGGAGGCAATGAAACAATAGTCCAGGTGTTGTTAGCATCCAAGGCTGCAATTTCAGAAGTCATAGCTTCTACCCACCTCTGATCAGAACATGCTTCTTCAAATGTTGATGGCTCAACATTATTCCCAAACTTAGACAGAAATGTTTGGTATGATGTAGGTAAGTGATCATAAGCaacatatttatcaatagaGTAGGCTGGCTTGTCTCTAGACTTAAGTTTTGCAGTAGCTACATAGTCTTTCATCCATAGAGGAGCTTTACTATTCCTTGTAGACCTTCTTTGTTCAGTAGTGGACACATCTACTGTAGACATATCAGGTCCATCCTCAGTTGTAGTTGCCTTTCTAGAATCAGTAACCACATCTGCTGAGAATGTGGTAGGAAATAATTGCCATGCTGTAGAAGATGGGATTGCAAAAGGAAATGTAGATTCTCTGAACAACACATCTCTGCTAAGAAAAAAATACTTGTTCTTCAGATCATATAGTATATACCCTTTAGTATTTTCACTATAACCCATATGAACAGCAACTACACTTCTTGGTTGGAACTTATCCTGAATATACATATTCTTGGCAAAACACAAGCAACCTAATACTCTCAAATGTTGAAGTGAAGGTTGTTGCTTATGAAACTTTTCATAAGGTGATTTACCATGTAACACTGGTGTAGGTAGTCTATTTATAATGTATGCAGCACTTAAGACACAGTGTCCCCAAAATTTTATTGGAATATGCCCTTGGAACTTTATTGCTCTAGCTACCTCCAAGATGTGTTTGTGTTTTCTCTCAGCTATGCCATTCTGTTGAGGTGTATGAATACAAGTTCTTTGATGTATAATCCCTAGACTGGTAAACAACTTGTTGCATTCAGCATTCACAAACTCTGAACCATTATCAGTTCTGATTACCTGAACTTTGGAATGAAACTGAGTTTGAACTAAACAAAAGAAGTTTTGTAGCACAACACAAACATCACTTTTCAACTTGATTAGAAATAACCACAGCATTCTTGTACAATCATCAACAATTGTTACAAAGAATCTATTACCATCATATGTAGCAGTATTGAATGGCCCCCATACATCAATATGTAGCAGTTGAAAAACTTGAGTAGACATAGAACTACTATGAACAAAAGGTAGTCTATGTTGTTTTGCTAGTGGACAGATTGTGCAAGTATTTATTTCCTTGGAACATTGAGTAACTGAGAACTTGAGAACTTGTGTTAAGACACTAGGTGAGGTGTGGCCTAATctttggtgccatagtagaACTTTTGAATCTGATATGGATGGGAAAGTTTGAGTTTCTTTATCCTCTTCTGCTGTGAAAGACTGACTTTCTGCTTTGCCTCTACTTACTTTGTGAATAGGTAGATGATAGAGACCTGCATTTTCTCTACCAATCCCCCTCACCTGCCCACTGTAGAGGTCCTGAAATATGACAAAGTCAGGAAAGAAGGAAACAACACAATTTAGATCCTTTGTAAGCTTTGAGACTGACAGCAGATTAAACTTGAAATCAGGAATTAATAGCACATTTTCTATAGTATCTTGTGAAGTCAAATGGCAAGATCCTGTGTGAGTAACTTTGACATTGTCTCCATTTGGCAAATATACTCTTCTAGGTCTATCTGACAATACTTGTTGTTGATAATCAAGTATAGTAGGTAAGGATGTCATATGATTAGTAGCCCCTGAATCAATAATCCACCCCTGTTGTTTATTCCCTACTGTAAGTGCAATGTCATTACCTGTTGAGGATGAATAATCCTGAACTAGATTAGCATTTCCAGCATTGTTAGACTGTGAACTTGATCCTTCTGCTCCTCCTTTAGAATTTGTATGTCCAAGCATTTGAAGTATCTGACTGTACTGATCTTGGATAACACTCATTCCTCTACTATAATCACTACTAGCTACCTTTCCATTGTGATCTTGACTATAAGAGTTGTTGTTTGATCTTTCCTCTCTATTAGAACTATACTCTTCAGTGTATTTTTGTTCTTGATCATTACTAACAGCATTATGAGCTGTATGAAACTGCCTTTTATCATTCTGATTTCTTCCCCTTCCATACATTGATCCTTTCTTCCTTCTTTCAAGACCAGGAGGATATCCATGAAGTTGAAAACAAACAGCTCGAGTATGTCCTGTTCTATTacaataatcacaatacacattTGGATCATAGCTAGGCCTTTCTTTAGGTAGAGATGAGTTTCTGGCAGTAAACATTGCATGCAATTCCACTTGCTCACTACTAGTGGTTTGGGTGATTTTACGTTGGCTTTCTCTTTCAATCAACATTGAGTAAGCCTTATTCAGTGAAGGAAGGGGTATCATCATCAAGATCTGGCCTCTAGCTTGATCATACGACTCATTTAGTCCCATAAGAAATTGCAACAACTTTTGATTGTGCATAAACGTAATGAAATTTCTAGAACCAGGACACTCACAACTAGACATGGGAACCAAGCTATCATACTCTACCCACAGCTCCCTCAATCTAGAAAAATATACAGATATAGTGCCCATACCTTGACTGATTGTAGCAATTTCTTTGTGTAACTGATAGATTCGACTCCCATCCACTTTATCATATCTTTCACACAGTTCCTTCCATACTTCTGCTGCATTTGTTGAGTAAACAATTCCACTAAGCAGCTCTTTTgatacacaattcataatcCATGATAGAACAATGGCATTGCATCGTTCCCACAGATTCTTTAAGTTTTCTCCATATGCTTCCTTCTTGCAAGATCCATCGATGAATCCTAGCTTGTTTCTTCCTAGAATAGCTATTTTCATAGCTCTGCTCCATACTGAGAAGTTCTCTGATCCAGATAGCTGGATCGAAACCAACATAACACCTGAGTTATCAATGTTATTCAAGAACAATGGATGATTATGACTCAATTTTTCTGGGAGTTCATTGTCAACGACTGCCATTGCTGCTGCTTCAATCTTCCAGAATTAATTTGACCAAGCTTTGATTGAATTTACTGCacaagctctgataccatgtgaattGATGGAGATTGAGagcatgaagaagaagaagaagtataTTCAAAGTAATCTGGAAACTTCCCAGTTTGAAGGTTACAATTGTATTGTGTAAAAACAGAAACCCCCTCTTCCTATACCTgcctatctatatatatatacatacatataagaaaatataataacaattttaaCTAATTCCTAACTAACTTGTTTACTAATTACAATTATACCCTATTATTCAAGTAACACCttctttaataaaaacaaacatctctagtaaaaaaaataaaatattatacttaaaaaaaaaaatcataaatatcatatactctcaaatttgaagaaattatCTTAgcctaaaaatttatttatcaaaatcttatttttaatttcactttAATTACTATTACTCTGTTCTTTCATGTCCTTCATTCAACTCCTTCGTGGATGTACAAGCTCAAAATCCCTCTTTAATGGCAAATCACTCCATGCTCAGCTGCTCAAACTTGGGTCCCTAAAAGCTGACATTTTTACAAACAATCACTTGCTTACAATGTACTTAAAACTCAATCAATTTGATGATGCACAACAACTGTTCGACAGAATGCCTGAACGAAATATTATTTCTTGGACAACATTGATTTCCACTTATAGTCAATTGGGTATGTATGAAAAGGCTTTGGGGTGCTTTAGATCAATGAATCTTGAAGATGGGTTTGGGCCAAATGGTTATACGTATGTAGCTGCTTTATCAGCTTGTAGTAGTTTAGGAGCTGAAAGAACAGGGAAGGAGTTACATGGAAGGATGTTGAGAACAGAGGAGAGTTTAAATAGTTTTGTGAGTAATTGTTTGGTTAATTTTTATGGGAAATGTGGGTTGTTGAAATCAGCTAGGATTGTTTTTTATGGAATTTTGGAACCTAATTCTGTTACTTGGGCTTCTTTGATTTCTTGTTATTTTCATTGTGGTGAGTATGGAGAAGGGTTGAACATGTTCGTGTTGTCGTTGAGGGGAGGGGTGATTGTGAATGAGTTTTTCTGTGGGAGTGTTTTGGGTGCTTGTGCTGTGGTAAAAAGTTTGCAACTTGGGATGCAAATTCATGGTTTGATTGTTAAATTGAGTTTGGGGATGGATCAGTTTGTGGTCACtggtttgattaatttttacgCTAAATGTGGTCGATTAGAATTGGCACGTCAAGCTTTTGATGAGGCAGATGGACCGGAGTTGCATGCTTGGACTGCGATTATTGGAGGTTGTGTGCAGTTAGGGAGTGGAAGAGAGGCTATTGAACTTTTCTGTAAGTTGCTTTCCTCGGGGTTGAAACCAAGCGAGAGAACATTTTCATCTGTTATTGGAGCTTTTGCTGATGTAAAAGAAGTTAGAGTTGGAAAACAGATTCATTGCCGGACTGTAAAAATGGGATTCAACTCGTTTAGTTTTGTATGCAATGCTTTGTTGGACTTTTACTCCAAAAGTGACTTGTTTGAGGAATCATTAAAGCTCTTTCAAGAAATGAAAGAACATGATGTTGTTAGCTGGAATACGTTAATAGCTGGATGTGTGAGCTCAAGTCGGTATGAAGAAGCTTTGAGATTTCTCAGGGAAATGTTGCTTGAAGGTTTTGAACCGAGTCTATACACATATTCTAGCATTTTGAGCATTTGTGGAGATTTACCAGCTATTGAATGGGGCAAGCAAACCCATTGCCGTGTACTGAAGTCTAGATTGGATTCCAATGTGGTTGTTGACAGCGCCCTCATTGATATGTATGCTAAATGTGGACGACTTGGTTATGCACGTAGAGTTTTTGACATCCTTcccgtgaaaaacttggtatcttGGAACACCATGGTTGTAGGATACGCCCACCATGGGTTTGGGAAAGAAGCTTTGGAAATTTATGGTATGATGCAGAGCAGTGGGGTTAAACCTAACGACATTACATTTCTTGGAGTATTATCTGCCTGTGGACACGTTGGACTTTTAGACGAAGGACTTCACCATTTCACTAGCATGACTAAGGTGCATGGAATCATTCCAAGGACTGATCACTTGGCTTGTGTAGTCAGTCTTTTCGCACgcaaaggaaaaacaaaagaagcTTATCGTTTCATAAAGAGCTTTTCAGTGGAACCGGATAAGGTAGTATGGCGTTGTCTCTTGTCTGGTTGCAAAGCTAACAGAGACTTTGTCTTGGGGAAATATGCTGCTGAAAAGATTCTAGATATCGATCCTGATGATACTTCAGCCTACATTGTATTATCTAACATTTACGCGGAGTTACAGATGTGGGATGAAACAGCTAAGATTAGGAAACTGATAAACGCGAAGGCATTAAAGAAGGAAACTGGACATAGTTGGATTGAATTACAGAACAAAATGTATACATTCTCGGCATGTAATATCATGTCCCTTCAAGAAAGTTATCTGCAGCAAGTTTTGACTGGATTGACAGCCCAATTGTTTGATTCAGGTTATGTCCCTGATCTCATGTTTTCGCTGAGTTTTGAGGAGCAAGTTATCTGATAACGAGTTATCCAAATGTTCTTGGATAACTCATTATCAGACTACAATGAATCGATAGTGGTGAAACCGCATTATGTGAGAGGTAAACACTCAATAAGGTTAACTCCTTATGACTTCAATATGTTGCTAGCAAACTCGGTCCCAAGCCCGAATAAAGGAGGAGGGTTATAGTCGATTGACTAGCCACATAGAGATAGTCTTAACTACGAAGATCGTAAGAGGATTCATATTATCGATCCTAACCAGATTGCTAGCAGGAGTTAGTTACTATTGAGATGTCAACTAATATCCATACTTGGGCCTACTCTGGTTGACCATCACCAACACATTAATGCCCCCTAGGGATTGGGGAGAAATGATTTTGTAGGGCACttataatttcttctttttttcaagttttatggtcttttcataaaaaaaatttcgttTTTACggaaatttaaaaagattattttcttctattcaaTTTGTAAGATGGCAAGAGATTTCATTTTCTCGTTTGCTCTGATTTCTGGCACAAAGTgaacttcatgaattatttGATACTTATGATTTATTTGGTTCATTATGTTAAAAATATGGAATTTCTTGTAAGCACACAAAGAGGAGTGTTAAATAtatgaatcaaaataaattatattattaaacaaGGTATATTAATACGAtgaaattgttttatttttaatcagaaATCtcaaatttgaactttaaataTAGATAAAATTATGTCGAAAATGTCATTCCTGAATAAATCTTCTGATGTacgatttaaatttaatcaaaatctCCGTATTCCAAAcatcaaatatgattttatttataaatatgaattatatttaaatatgttgATTTTCACCTCAACTAGCAAGTAAATATATCAACATCAAGAGTACATGTCCtagatatattattttgaacTCAACTAATAACTAAACACTTTAACATGTTTCTATAGTGTTTCGTGCACGTTTTAGGTTTATCTGACATGAAGCTTGAAAGTTATCTGATTGATATTTTGTAAGTTGGAGTGTTTAACTAATATACTTTCAATTAAGTCGAAGTGTGTAAATAATATTCACACTCAAAATTAAAGTGTATGATTTAATTAGGTTATAGCCTATCAATTGACTACAAGTTAATGCGCCTATCTACTTTATTAGTAtgcttataatataatttgaatgttaatacaatattaatatttgttttagagagatttgtatatattaaggaaaaaataaaagtaccTTCCTagactaaattaaaatatttctgaattcattttttttttaattttttttatatctttttcacTTACTTGACATTCAAATGTCTCTCATCCATGTCTACTCCATGAAGACAAGTTAAAAGGTATATAAAAATGAGTTCAGAAAGTAACATGACCTTAGTGTAGTTAATTAAGtgtgtttttgaaatttaagtCATAGCGTAAGACTACTTATGACTTATCCCTtacattttaagaaatattCAACATCACGATACTGATACAAGTATTGATgactaatttttgttttaatcatTAATAACAAGCTCGAAATTCGACATGTGGAGAAAATGAGAACAAAGGACccattaaagaaaaagatggcAATAGAGAAGAAAGATGACAAGAAAACAGCAACAAGAAAGAGGCAAAGGACCAAAATGCAAATGCTAGGTATatgtattatatgcataaacacattaaataacaaaaattacgAGTTTAAGTTGTATATATTATTCGTAAAAAGTTGTTTGACAATAAATTTAGGAATAATATGACTTTACATAACTATCGATCTAGTCAAATAGATTCACGTAAAACAATATTATATCTTATaagattattaataatatagTCTCAAAATAATGTATTCATTTATATATGAACTATTTAAATGAAGgatttgatatttctttttttctttcttaggCATGGCGGAGCAAAGGGCTACACCACTACCGGTGAGCCGGAATACTCAACAACCGCGTATGATCCAACCAACGATACGATtggaggtggaggtggaggtggaggTCCGATACTTTTCGATCATCCAACCATAAAAACTCAGGATTCTAGTTTTCCTTGTTGATTCATGATACctatgatcgatcgagagaatTGATTTTTTAGGTCATCGATCATATCCTTGAAAATAGATATTATTACCATTTGCATGTTCATAATTGAATGAACGATTATCTAGGTTATTATGATCTTTCAGTATGAAAGACCTAACTGACGATTTGAGAAATCAACCTTACTTAAGCTGGACTTTTCAACTATAAAAAAGATAGTAAAATAGAaacaagataaataaataaagatagtATAATTGTTTTATACTAAACATATTGTATGAACCTATATGATCACCAAAAAGTTgaaacattatttaatatttacataGTTTTTCTACCAACAGAAATTGTAGTATTAAAATAGATCCATTCTCCATGCATATTGATTCCCCATCTTGAATCTTGAAGCCCTTTATattcacaaaacataaaaagaaaaatatattaaactaatattttattgataagaAATATGGCTTTCAAATTAAGTTCCGAATAAGTGAATGTTGTCAAATCAAGTAAGATTAATGTCATACGTAAAaagaaagacataaaataaatagagtttaCGTATATTTTCGTTAATTCATAAACAAGATCTATATAttcgattaaaaaaaaaaaaggaaactatAGAATATATATTACCAGTCCATAAGGATGATTGAATCACTTGAGACCAAGGGCTTTCTCCTCAGCTGTCACAATTTCCTTCTCCATCTTTATTTTGCATGCAAATAATAATGTTAGTAGACATttaatacatacattttaagcataataaaaaaataaatattgaaaagcgGTGATTAGATAAGACatcacatatttttattttatcgaGGATACA is a genomic window containing:
- the LOC107003488 gene encoding pentatricopeptide repeat-containing protein At3g53360, mitochondrial-like, which produces MSFIQLLRGCTSSKSLFNGKSLHAQLLKLGSLKADIFTNNHLLTMYLKLNQFDDAQQLFDRMPERNIISWTTLISTYSQLGMYEKALGCFRSMNLEDGFGPNGYTYVAALSACSSLGAERTGKELHGRMLRTEESLNSFVSNCLVNFYGKCGLLKSARIVFYGILEPNSVTWASLISCYFHCGEYGEGLNMFVLSLRGGVIVNEFFCGSVLGACAVVKSLQLGMQIHGLIVKLSLGMDQFVVTGLINFYAKCGRLELARQAFDEADGPELHAWTAIIGGCVQLGSGREAIELFCKLLSSGLKPSERTFSSVIGAFADVKEVRVGKQIHCRTVKMGFNSFSFVCNALLDFYSKSDLFEESLKLFQEMKEHDVVSWNTLIAGCVSSSRYEEALRFLREMLLEGFEPSLYTYSSILSICGDLPAIEWGKQTHCRVLKSRLDSNVVVDSALIDMYAKCGRLGYARRVFDILPVKNLVSWNTMVVGYAHHGFGKEALEIYGMMQSSGVKPNDITFLGVLSACGHVGLLDEGLHHFTSMTKVHGIIPRTDHLACVVSLFARKGKTKEAYRFIKSFSVEPDKVVWRCLLSGCKANRDFVLGKYAAEKILDIDPDDTSAYIVLSNIYAELQMWDETAKIRKLINAKALKKETGHSWIELQNKMYTFSACNIMSLQESYLQQVLTGLTAQLFDSGYVPDLMFSLSFEEQVI